Proteins from a genomic interval of Alosa alosa isolate M-15738 ecotype Scorff River chromosome 8, AALO_Geno_1.1, whole genome shotgun sequence:
- the tcte1 gene encoding dynein regulatory complex subunit 5 — MAETVGAILMDPPVIRRNLNAADPRKMRRIIAEDPEWSLAVVPLLTNLCLEHIVINFEVQPMLHDLLPSHKAYVLEKLPPSLPLEVTANLISDEGYWKKCCVERWGLGDVTAYGNSWKRMFFERHLEKIIELFIPDVTDPKTVLDMVPLCKNYVKKLNISQLLPPIKAPQKADDNDSSDTGSDSGFDGPSMDHFDFGILLDKLIYLEELHLVYGVKGCGMNFEWNLFEFTFRDCESLAKALKQCKTLRVLRILQSKVDNEKCRLLVSYLLDHPSLQDLDLSHNLISDRGARAVGKLLNRSRLRSLNVYDNQIRGAGAEALAYALAKNTSLLTLNLRLNRLGDEGGQAIAQALTKNQTLVNLHLGANQLTEPTAIALSQALVQNNTLKSINLSCNRLGVDGGKVLEEGMSHNDTVVDCDVRLTSIEQESEVCISQILRTNQSKTRRKHTQEPIK; from the exons ATGGCTGAGACTGTTGGAGCGATTCTCATGGACCCTCCAGTAATAAGACGCAACCTCAACGCCGCTGATCCCAGGAAAATGAGGCGGATAATTGCGGAGGATCCTGAGTGGTCTCTCGCTGTGGTACCTCTTTTGACCAACCTGTGCTTGGAACACATTGTTATTAACTTCGAAG TACAACCAATGCTTCATGATCTCCTGCCTAGTCATAAGGCATACGTGCTGGAGAAACTGCCCCCATCCTTGCCACTGGAGGTGACAGCCAATTTGATCAGTGATGAAGGCTACTGGAAGAAATGCTGTGTGGAGCGCTGGGGCCTGGGGGATGTCACAGCCTATGGGAACAGCTGGAAACGTATGTTCTTCGAACGGCACCTGGAGAAAATCATCGAGCTCTTTATCCCCGATGTCACTGATCCCAAGACGGTTCTGGACATGGTTCCACTCTGCAAGAACTATGTAAAGAAACTGAACATCTCCCAGCTCCTGCCTCCCATCAAGGCTCCTCAGAAGGCAGATGACAACGACTCCTCAGACACAGGGAGTGACTCGGGCTTTGACGGGCCCTCTATGGACCACTTTGACTTTGGTATCTTACTGGACAAACTTATCTACCTAGAGGAGCTGCATTTAGTGTATGGGGTCAAAGGGTGTGGCATGAACTTTGAGTGGAACCTTTTCGAGTTCACATTCCGAGACTGTGAATCGCTGGCAAAAGCTCTTAAGCAATGCAAGACCCTAAGG GTGCTCAGAATACTTCAGAGTAAAGTGGACAACGAAAAGTGTCGCCTGCTGGTGAGCTACCTCCTCGATCACCCATCCCTGCAAGACCTTGACCTCTCTCACAACCTCATCAGCGACAGGGGCGCCCGGGCCGTCGGCAAGCTCCTCAACCGGAGCCGGCTGCGCTCGCTGAACGTCTACGACAACCAGATCCGCGGAGCCGGTGCCGAAGCGCTGGCCTATGCCCTGGCCAAGAACACCAGCCTGCTGACCCTCAACCTGCGGCTGAACCGTCTGGGGGACGAGGGCGGACAGGCCATCGCTCAGGCCCTGACCAAAAACCAGACCTTGGTCAACCTCCATCTAGGTGCCAACCAGCTGACCGAGCCCACGGCCATAGCTCTCTCCCAGGCTCTGGTGCAGAACAACACCCTGAAGAGCATCAACCTTTCCTGCAATCGGCTCGGAGTG GATGGGGGCAAAGTTCTGGAGGAGGGCATGTCACATAACGACACCGTAGTGGACTGTGATGTCCGACTCACGAGCATCGAGCAAGAGAGTGAGGTCTGCATCAGCCAGATCTTGCGCACCAACCAGAGCAAGACTCGCAGGAAACATACACAAGAACCCATAAAATGA